One window of Gloeothece citriformis PCC 7424 genomic DNA carries:
- a CDS encoding element excision factor XisH family protein — protein sequence MPAKDIYHDTVKIALQKEGWSITNDPLVLRYGSKDLLVDLGAKKIIAAKRQGTKELPP from the coding sequence ATGCCAGCAAAAGACATCTATCACGATACCGTTAAAATTGCCTTACAAAAAGAGGGATGGTCTATTACTAATGATCCTCTAGTTCTTCGCTACGGGAGTAAAGATTTATTGGTAGATTTAGGGGCAAAAAAAATCATTGCTGCTAAAAGACAAGGTACAAAGGAATTGCCTCCTTAA
- the cas6e gene encoding type I-E CRISPR-associated protein Cas6/Cse3/CasE — MYLSKIELNIRSSAVSTDLSDCHKLHQRVMQGFPNENNPEYRSEAKILYRLEGSILFVQSKNKPDWTQLPKGYTAEEITEMDYEKIKKGDYLYFRLLGNPVQQTTKLRTDDSGNIIMKNNSEKPQKKTVRRFLSNKDAQIQWLMNHLKGTILQECYVSASSDIRGQCKQSKRIFLKTVLFDGVLQVTDSESFIKALREGIGRGRSYGCGLLSIAKFNPN, encoded by the coding sequence ATGTATCTGAGTAAAATTGAACTTAATATTAGAAGTTCTGCTGTGAGTACCGACTTAAGTGATTGCCACAAATTGCATCAAAGAGTAATGCAAGGTTTTCCTAATGAAAATAACCCTGAGTATCGAAGTGAAGCAAAAATTCTCTATCGTTTAGAAGGTTCAATTCTTTTTGTTCAATCAAAAAATAAACCAGATTGGACTCAATTACCGAAAGGATATACAGCCGAAGAAATCACAGAAATGGATTATGAAAAAATCAAAAAAGGCGACTATTTATACTTTCGCTTGTTAGGTAATCCTGTTCAACAAACCACAAAACTTCGTACAGATGATTCGGGGAATATAATAATGAAAAATAATTCTGAGAAGCCGCAAAAAAAGACTGTTCGTCGTTTTCTTTCAAATAAAGATGCACAAATTCAATGGTTAATGAATCATTTGAAAGGGACAATACTTCAGGAATGTTATGTCTCTGCCTCTAGCGACATTCGTGGACAATGCAAACAAAGCAAACGAATATTTCTTAAAACAGTTTTATTTGATGGGGTTCTACAAGTTACCGACTCGGAAAGTTTTATTAAAGCATTACGAGAGGGGATTGGTAGGGGACGGTCTTACGGATGTGGGTTGCTCTCTATTGCTAAATTTAATCCCAATTGA
- a CDS encoding type IV secretory system conjugative DNA transfer family protein: MNNHYIAVKPADEPFARAFDNMSRSISPGQGMMLLACLGFVGLLALMGKTGGKKGKLAKGYFGGRSEKSAAKRVALKQMRHKKKNAVSVWVGTPTQNPLGKSPLYLPDAQRGMAVLGAPGTGKTVSVIDQVAISVIEQGFPLILWDFKFPTQTSRLAAYAVKNGYELHIFAPGYSESEVCNPLEFLKDDTDSMMARQFAEVMNQNFKRSGQTSEDGFFGPAGDQVTEAIMMLARGTEFPDLMMCQALASRTDLAAQIIKHKDKLNPWVLASFGQLISSAQSEKTVSSILATANINFTRFMKADVLPAFCGKTTIPTFLEGKQMLVLGLDREKRDVLAPLIAAILHLLVNRNVSRKRSDPLFLLADEVPTLYLPGLHHWLNENREDGLCTVLGFQNLVQMEKMYGEDLARAIIGGCATKIIFNPQDQDSAKLFSDYLGLKEVKFKQKSKGRSGGKASTNISEQIQTKPLFEASDFLQLPTGRCILLNPHFKRGKSAYIPLLESIDLSNDYQTILKWSETRWDKVRGGLQGRSTQTPITGEDLAARYQLAQNMFPGGKNKGEESELFAAML; the protein is encoded by the coding sequence ATGAATAATCATTATATTGCCGTTAAACCGGCTGACGAGCCTTTTGCTCGTGCTTTCGATAATATGTCTCGCTCTATCTCTCCTGGACAGGGGATGATGCTCCTTGCTTGTCTCGGATTTGTTGGGCTACTTGCCTTGATGGGCAAAACCGGCGGTAAGAAAGGAAAACTGGCCAAGGGTTACTTTGGGGGACGTTCGGAAAAATCAGCCGCCAAACGGGTTGCCCTCAAACAGATGCGCCACAAGAAAAAGAATGCGGTTTCGGTTTGGGTGGGAACTCCCACTCAAAATCCTCTTGGCAAGTCCCCCCTCTACCTTCCCGATGCTCAAAGGGGTATGGCGGTTCTCGGTGCGCCTGGAACGGGTAAAACGGTTTCTGTTATTGACCAAGTAGCTATTTCTGTCATTGAGCAGGGATTTCCCCTCATTTTATGGGATTTTAAGTTTCCGACTCAGACTTCCCGTCTGGCTGCATACGCGGTTAAAAATGGCTACGAACTGCATATTTTCGCCCCTGGCTATTCGGAATCTGAGGTTTGCAATCCTTTGGAGTTCCTCAAGGATGATACCGATTCGATGATGGCGCGTCAGTTTGCCGAGGTGATGAATCAGAATTTTAAGCGCTCTGGACAAACTTCTGAAGATGGTTTTTTTGGCCCTGCTGGGGATCAAGTGACCGAAGCGATTATGATGTTGGCTAGGGGGACTGAGTTTCCTGATTTAATGATGTGTCAGGCTTTGGCCAGTCGTACTGATTTAGCGGCACAGATTATCAAACACAAGGATAAACTAAATCCTTGGGTTTTGGCTAGTTTTGGGCAATTAATTTCCAGTGCCCAATCGGAAAAGACGGTTAGTTCTATTCTGGCAACGGCTAACATTAATTTTACTCGCTTCATGAAAGCTGATGTTTTACCTGCGTTTTGTGGTAAGACTACGATTCCAACTTTTCTAGAAGGAAAGCAAATGTTAGTGTTAGGATTGGACAGAGAAAAACGGGATGTTCTTGCTCCTTTAATTGCTGCTATTTTACATTTATTAGTTAATAGAAATGTTTCTCGAAAACGTTCTGATCCTTTGTTTTTACTTGCCGATGAAGTTCCTACTCTTTATTTACCAGGGCTTCATCATTGGTTAAATGAGAACAGGGAAGATGGTTTGTGTACAGTTTTAGGCTTTCAAAACTTGGTGCAAATGGAGAAAATGTACGGTGAAGATTTGGCTAGGGCGATTATTGGGGGCTGTGCTACTAAGATAATTTTTAACCCACAAGATCAAGATTCGGCTAAATTGTTTTCTGATTATTTGGGTCTTAAAGAGGTCAAGTTTAAACAGAAAAGTAAGGGCAGAAGTGGAGGCAAAGCTAGTACCAATATTTCTGAACAAATTCAAACTAAACCCCTTTTTGAGGCTTCAGATTTTTTACAATTACCTACGGGGCGCTGTATTCTACTCAATCCTCATTTTAAACGGGGAAAGTCTGCTTACATACCGCTTTTAGAATCAATTGATTTAAGTAATGATTATCAGACTATTTTGAAATGGTCAGAGACTCGTTGGGATAAAGTTAGAGGGGGTTTACAAGGACGTAGCACACAAACTCCCATTACTGGTGAGGATTTGGCTGCGCGTTATCAACTGGCTCAAAATATGTTTCCAGGTGGGAAAAATAAGGGCGAGGAAAGTGAACTTTTTGCGGCGATGTTGTGA
- the cas2e gene encoding type I-E CRISPR-associated endoribonuclease Cas2e — MGRRWTRLAAGGVTIMVVFVVENVANSLRGELSRWLFEVKAGVFTGKVSALVRDELWQYIADKVGTGSALMIYSTNNEQGFSAKVIGNRTRTLEDIEGLLLVKITSD, encoded by the coding sequence GTGGGTCGAAGGTGGACAAGATTGGCAGCAGGAGGTGTAACCATTATGGTGGTTTTTGTTGTTGAAAATGTTGCGAATAGTTTGCGAGGAGAACTAAGTCGATGGTTGTTTGAGGTTAAAGCAGGAGTCTTTACTGGGAAGGTATCAGCCCTTGTACGAGACGAATTATGGCAATATATCGCTGATAAAGTGGGAACTGGTTCTGCTTTGATGATTTATTCGACTAATAATGAGCAGGGATTTAGTGCTAAGGTTATCGGCAATCGTACACGCACCTTGGAAGACATAGAAGGTCTTTTGTTGGTCAAAATAACGTCAGATTAG
- the cas1e gene encoding type I-E CRISPR-associated endonuclease Cas1e produces MTNLRTIPKTRDSISFLYFDRCKVEQEAKGIAIFQKKEKYVIPCANLSTLLLGPGSHITHAAMKTLADNACEVQWVGEDSFRFYSSGRHSSNSVQRLYHQAKMWADPQQHLAVVRKMYQFRFCEPLSEDLTLQQIRGLEGVRVRTVYQRMSKATGIEWKGRNYKHDSWYDADPINRALSSANSYLYAVCQVALVSVGYSPALGFIHTGKPLSFVYDIADLYKADTTIPAAFEAIAEVGEDKKTTVRQKCREKFSKFRLMKRIIDDIDQVIGYSQGEAEIPQVTHLWDDQIEWVEGGQDWQQEV; encoded by the coding sequence ATGACAAATTTACGTACTATTCCTAAAACCAGAGATAGTATCAGTTTCCTATACTTCGATCGCTGTAAAGTTGAACAAGAAGCCAAAGGAATCGCTATTTTCCAGAAAAAAGAAAAATACGTTATTCCTTGTGCAAATTTATCAACTCTTCTACTAGGCCCCGGTAGTCATATCACTCATGCGGCCATGAAAACCCTGGCGGATAATGCCTGTGAAGTCCAATGGGTAGGGGAAGATAGTTTCCGCTTTTATTCTAGTGGTCGCCATAGTTCTAACAGTGTTCAGCGTTTATATCATCAAGCCAAAATGTGGGCTGACCCTCAACAACATCTGGCAGTAGTCCGGAAAATGTATCAATTTCGCTTTTGTGAACCTCTATCGGAAGATTTAACTCTACAACAAATTAGAGGATTAGAAGGAGTTAGAGTGAGGACAGTTTACCAAAGAATGAGTAAAGCCACAGGAATTGAATGGAAAGGTCGAAATTATAAGCACGATAGTTGGTATGATGCCGATCCTATCAATAGAGCCTTATCGAGTGCTAACAGTTATTTGTATGCAGTCTGTCAAGTGGCTTTGGTTTCAGTGGGTTATTCACCAGCTTTAGGCTTCATTCATACTGGAAAACCCCTTTCATTTGTTTATGACATTGCGGATTTATATAAGGCGGATACCACTATTCCGGCAGCATTTGAAGCCATTGCAGAAGTAGGAGAAGACAAAAAAACAACAGTACGACAGAAGTGTCGAGAAAAATTCAGCAAATTTCGGTTAATGAAGCGAATTATTGATGATATTGACCAAGTTATTGGATACAGTCAAGGAGAAGCCGAAATACCTCAAGTGACTCATCTTTGGGATGATCAAATTGAGTGGGTCGAAGGTGGACAAGATTGGCAGCAGGAGGTGTAA
- a CDS encoding helicase HerA domain-containing protein has product MKPKIPKISLKEGSRTFTMTPIENHLHLQAMVSIRLRNRHLGAYLLKKNKSSPWQLVFGFKCEGIHSFLSGEDIEGVFDQVEAGLKDFPQSESVTFHLGAFKTDRDRQSSLATLTKRAPTDEVKFLLMGERQRVQELAATGLREPKLLKVYVSYTFGSSEQQYSDWTERALGKLEESLGWMRGEGAANEAVRLEQMLNAGFNSGYLVWEQLFLNKLKLKIAPMTETELWETLWYRLNSRTPPIEIPQLLILDEEGIREEINSEVHSATLLFADCVPKADRKWVYNGGKYTGVLTFWDKPAGWKDKRQQLHYLWDVIARDLVTDTEIFCQISPANPTLVRTTVQRLIKQSTTAAVRANERQNVDVAASINAKRSVEAQESLYEGAVPFHTGITFLVHRNTLEELDDASRQIENFFLRPAWVVRETEIAWQIWLQTLPIVQEKLLSFRYGNRRLVYLSKELPGLIPLITTLSPDKDGLELIGEDGGTPVYINLFKSEGKHLGVFGTTRSGKSVLVSGILTHALGRQVPVVAIDYPKPDGTSTFTDYTEFVNPLGAYFDVGAESINLFERPDLSALPNDEQQRRFEDYKDFLSGCLVAMVVGINTEETLKTTIRTVLYCILNRFFADKAIGDRYKKAEAGGLGSSGWQEIPTLRDYLKFCTLEEISNLLQLEEGINWNLVPKALEQIRLRLIYWANSRVGKAISSPSTVPTDSMLLVFALRQVSQSEDAAILSLVAYAAALRRAMASPMSIFFIDESPILFQFPEIAQLVAMLCANGAKAGIRVIITAQDPNTIALAGKVGAQILQNLSVRLIGRIQKTATPSFIQIFGYPHEIISQCERFFPNKQGIFTQWLLDESGIYTFCRYYPAYVQLAVVANNPDEQAIRAEYLHHYPDKFEAIALFGQILSRSLRSGVSLADLFEAEQAKLKAQTLQEPEKLLLSSF; this is encoded by the coding sequence ATGAAGCCAAAAATCCCCAAAATATCCTTAAAAGAGGGGTCACGGACATTTACCATGACTCCGATAGAAAACCATCTGCACCTTCAGGCAATGGTCAGCATTCGCCTCAGAAACAGACATCTGGGAGCTTATCTACTCAAAAAGAATAAATCTTCCCCCTGGCAACTGGTTTTCGGGTTTAAGTGCGAGGGGATTCATAGTTTCCTGTCGGGAGAAGACATCGAGGGGGTTTTTGACCAAGTAGAAGCCGGTTTGAAAGATTTTCCTCAGTCTGAGTCGGTCACATTTCATCTAGGAGCATTTAAAACCGATAGAGATCGCCAATCGAGTCTCGCCACCCTGACTAAACGCGCCCCCACCGATGAGGTAAAATTCTTATTGATGGGGGAACGCCAGCGAGTCCAAGAACTGGCAGCAACGGGACTCAGAGAACCGAAACTGCTCAAAGTCTACGTCAGCTATACCTTCGGGTCATCTGAGCAACAATACTCAGACTGGACGGAACGAGCTTTAGGTAAACTTGAAGAATCCCTCGGATGGATGCGAGGAGAAGGGGCGGCCAACGAAGCGGTACGCCTAGAACAGATGCTTAACGCAGGTTTTAATAGCGGTTATCTAGTCTGGGAGCAATTATTCCTCAACAAACTAAAGCTGAAAATTGCACCCATGACCGAAACCGAGCTATGGGAAACCTTATGGTATCGACTCAACTCTCGTACTCCTCCCATCGAAATCCCTCAACTATTGATCCTCGACGAGGAAGGGATTCGAGAAGAAATCAACTCAGAAGTTCACAGTGCTACTCTATTATTCGCCGATTGCGTACCGAAAGCCGATCGCAAATGGGTCTATAACGGGGGCAAATACACGGGAGTTCTGACCTTCTGGGATAAACCAGCCGGATGGAAAGACAAGAGGCAGCAATTACATTATCTTTGGGACGTAATTGCCAGAGATTTAGTCACAGATACCGAAATCTTCTGTCAGATCAGTCCGGCGAATCCAACCTTAGTCAGGACAACGGTTCAACGGCTGATCAAACAATCAACCACCGCAGCCGTCAGAGCTAACGAACGACAAAACGTAGATGTAGCCGCCAGTATCAATGCCAAGCGTTCCGTTGAAGCACAAGAGAGCTTGTATGAGGGAGCAGTGCCTTTTCATACGGGTATAACCTTTCTCGTTCACCGAAACACTTTAGAAGAGTTAGATGATGCTTCTCGTCAGATTGAAAATTTCTTCTTACGCCCTGCTTGGGTAGTCAGAGAAACCGAAATCGCTTGGCAAATTTGGCTACAAACCCTCCCCATCGTGCAAGAGAAATTGCTTTCTTTCCGTTACGGAAATCGGAGATTAGTCTATCTCAGTAAAGAATTACCTGGGTTAATTCCTTTAATAACCACCCTCAGCCCCGATAAAGACGGTTTAGAGTTAATCGGTGAAGACGGGGGGACACCAGTCTATATTAACTTATTCAAATCTGAAGGCAAGCATTTAGGAGTCTTCGGGACAACTCGCTCAGGTAAGTCAGTTCTGGTATCCGGTATTCTTACCCATGCTTTGGGGCGACAAGTTCCAGTCGTAGCTATTGACTATCCCAAACCGGACGGGACAAGCACTTTTACCGATTATACCGAATTTGTCAATCCTCTGGGAGCTTACTTTGACGTTGGGGCGGAATCGATCAACCTGTTTGAACGTCCCGACCTTTCTGCATTGCCCAACGATGAACAGCAAAGACGCTTTGAGGATTATAAAGACTTCCTTTCGGGCTGTCTAGTGGCAATGGTCGTAGGTATTAATACAGAAGAAACCCTTAAAACCACTATCCGAACCGTTCTCTACTGTATCCTCAACCGCTTTTTTGCTGATAAGGCAATTGGCGATCGCTATAAAAAAGCTGAAGCCGGAGGATTGGGGTCTTCAGGATGGCAGGAGATACCTACTCTGCGAGATTATCTAAAATTCTGCACTCTAGAGGAAATAAGCAACCTTTTACAACTTGAAGAGGGAATTAACTGGAATTTAGTCCCCAAAGCCCTAGAGCAAATTCGTCTGAGACTGATTTACTGGGCAAATAGTCGGGTGGGAAAAGCCATTTCCTCCCCCTCCACCGTTCCCACCGATTCAATGTTACTGGTATTTGCTCTACGACAAGTCTCCCAGAGTGAGGACGCGGCTATCCTCTCGTTAGTTGCCTATGCTGCTGCTCTGCGTCGGGCGATGGCCTCACCGATGAGTATATTTTTCATCGACGAGTCTCCCATCCTCTTCCAATTCCCTGAAATTGCTCAATTAGTAGCCATGCTCTGCGCTAACGGTGCAAAAGCCGGTATCCGAGTGATTATCACAGCCCAAGACCCCAATACCATCGCTTTGGCCGGTAAGGTGGGGGCGCAAATTCTTCAGAACTTGAGTGTTCGTCTGATTGGACGGATTCAAAAAACAGCCACACCGAGCTTTATTCAAATTTTCGGCTATCCTCATGAAATTATCTCTCAATGTGAGCGATTTTTCCCCAACAAACAGGGAATTTTCACTCAATGGTTACTCGATGAGAGTGGGATTTATACCTTCTGTCGTTATTACCCTGCCTATGTTCAATTAGCAGTGGTGGCCAATAATCCCGATGAGCAAGCCATTCGCGCTGAATATTTACATCACTATCCCGACAAATTTGAAGCGATCGCTCTTTTTGGTCAAATACTTTCTCGTTCCCTGCGCTCAGGGGTTTCTTTGGCGGATTTATTTGAAGCCGAACAGGCAAAACTCAAAGCCCAAACCCTCCAAGAGCCGGAAAAATTGCTCCTATCAAGTTTTTAG
- a CDS encoding nucleotidyltransferase family protein, translating to MEMINLEQRLNISYEQLGQLCQAWNIIELALFGSVLREDFNSNSDIDILVSFAENARITFFDLDIIEAQLSHLFNRPVDIVTKKSILNTHNWIRRQNILGNTKIIYEQR from the coding sequence ATGGAAATGATAAACTTAGAGCAACGCTTAAATATTTCCTACGAGCAACTCGGTCAACTTTGTCAAGCTTGGAATATTATTGAACTGGCGTTATTTGGGTCAGTATTACGAGAAGATTTTAATTCTAATAGTGATATAGACATCCTAGTGTCCTTTGCTGAAAATGCAAGAATTACCTTTTTTGACTTAGATATCATTGAAGCTCAACTAAGCCACTTATTTAATCGTCCTGTGGATATTGTAACCAAAAAATCTATCTTAAATACTCATAATTGGATTCGGCGACAAAACATTCTTGGAAATACCAAAATTATCTATGAACAGAGATAA
- the cas5e gene encoding type I-E CRISPR-associated protein Cas5/CasD — MMKTLLLRLAGPLQSWGRGSRFDFRDTDTIPTKSGVIGLVAAAMGINRDNQVELAKLAQLRMGVCVEKEGKLVVDYHTVIGTIHADGKPHKAPIQSYRQYLCNAEFLVGLESSEYHLLNEIEHYLCFPKWELFLGRKACPPSKPIFVDLLTNSLEDALYQYAISHLKKGTYRLLIESKEPTGALRLDVPIDFKKRIFSARTVITPKPLEVSDVSE; from the coding sequence ATGATGAAAACACTTTTACTGAGGTTAGCAGGCCCCTTGCAATCTTGGGGACGAGGATCTCGTTTTGACTTTCGTGATACCGATACTATCCCGACCAAATCTGGAGTCATTGGTTTAGTTGCGGCTGCAATGGGTATTAACCGAGATAATCAGGTAGAATTAGCAAAACTAGCTCAATTACGTATGGGAGTTTGTGTAGAAAAAGAAGGCAAACTCGTGGTTGACTATCACACTGTAATTGGTACAATTCATGCGGATGGAAAGCCTCATAAAGCTCCAATTCAGTCTTATCGACAATACCTTTGTAATGCAGAATTCTTAGTTGGTTTAGAAAGTAGTGAATATCATTTACTTAATGAAATTGAACACTATCTCTGTTTTCCAAAATGGGAGTTATTTCTAGGTCGAAAAGCTTGTCCACCTAGCAAACCTATTTTTGTTGATTTATTAACCAATTCTTTAGAGGATGCTCTTTATCAGTATGCAATAAGTCATCTAAAGAAGGGTACATATCGCTTACTTATTGAGTCCAAAGAACCAACGGGAGCATTACGTCTAGATGTTCCAATTGACTTTAAAAAACGGATATTTTCTGCCCGAACTGTCATTACGCCTAAACCATTGGAGGTATCTGATGTATCTGAGTAA
- a CDS encoding HNH endonuclease, translating to MSSSPIPETLKIRIRQEAKNRCGYCLSLQKYVLGILEIEHIIPKAKGGTDDESNLWLACRLCNNYKGRQTEAKDPQTDEIVNLFNPRQQNWSDHFQWSEDGTEIIGKTACGRATVIALQLNNLIAVTVRTQWVSAGWHPPENL from the coding sequence ATGAGTAGTAGCCCGATTCCAGAAACTTTAAAAATCCGTATCCGTCAGGAAGCTAAAAATCGCTGTGGATATTGCTTAAGTTTACAAAAATATGTTTTGGGAATTCTAGAAATAGAGCATATTATCCCTAAAGCTAAAGGAGGTACAGATGATGAATCAAATCTTTGGTTAGCTTGTCGTCTCTGTAACAATTATAAAGGGAGACAAACCGAGGCTAAAGATCCTCAAACCGATGAAATTGTTAATTTATTTAATCCTCGCCAACAAAACTGGTCTGACCATTTTCAATGGAGTGAAGACGGAACAGAAATTATTGGAAAAACGGCTTGTGGACGAGCCACAGTTATTGCTCTACAATTAAATAATTTGATTGCTGTGACAGTTAGAACACAATGGGTATCAGCCGGTTGGCATCCTCCAGAAAATCTATGA
- a CDS encoding DinB family protein: MITPNYLETMALYNKWQNENLFKMCDELGDEQLHLNRKMFFDSIFKTLNHIINVDETIHFLIHHSTLPKFEPSLILYSRYSELTSARFNFDQKLVKEAQECSQVWLDENLQFWSERLNRNRKVARGFFYVQMFNHQTHHRSQITSELYKIGIDYGSTDLPYNPYYEF; this comes from the coding sequence ATGATTACCCCAAATTACTTAGAAACGATGGCTCTATATAACAAATGGCAGAACGAGAACCTTTTCAAAATGTGTGATGAGTTGGGTGATGAGCAACTCCATTTGAACAGGAAAATGTTTTTTGATTCAATTTTTAAAACTCTTAATCACATTATCAATGTAGATGAAACTATTCATTTTTTGATTCATCACTCAACCCTTCCCAAATTCGAGCCAAGCTTGATTCTTTATAGTAGGTATAGTGAATTAACATCTGCACGTTTTAACTTTGATCAAAAACTGGTTAAAGAAGCTCAAGAATGTTCTCAGGTGTGGCTCGACGAGAATCTCCAATTTTGGAGTGAGAGATTGAATAGAAATAGAAAGGTAGCCAGAGGCTTCTTTTATGTGCAGATGTTTAACCATCAAACACATCATAGAAGTCAAATTACATCAGAGCTATACAAAATAGGGATTGATTATGGAAGCACAGATCTTCCCTACAATCCTTACTACGAATTTTAA
- a CDS encoding DUF86 domain-containing protein — MNRDNEIILDLVRAIRLILQFTEDLDFNTFSTDLKTQSSVLYKIVIIGEAVNRLSPEFAKTYPQIPINAIRGMRNRVVHQYKEVDIAIL, encoded by the coding sequence ATGAACAGAGATAATGAAATTATTTTAGACTTAGTTAGAGCGATCCGTTTAATCCTTCAATTTACTGAAGATTTAGACTTTAACACATTTTCAACAGATCTTAAAACTCAGTCCTCAGTTCTTTATAAAATTGTTATTATTGGAGAAGCAGTCAACAGACTTTCACCTGAATTTGCCAAAACTTATCCCCAAATTCCTATCAATGCCATTCGGGGAATGCGTAATCGTGTCGTCCATCAATACAAAGAAGTTGATATCGCCATTCTCTAG
- a CDS encoding relaxase/mobilization nuclease domain-containing protein, with the protein MIAKQVQGTNFKKVLDYVHNKSGAKLIGSNMTGKEPESLAVEFRISAQLRKRVTKCVYHVSLSVSKEEKVSQQQWVKIARAYLKGMEFDANQYVIYHHTDREHDHIHVIASRIRITDGSVVNDSWQYRRSEKLVRQLEQDFGLSPTQSSWEKKKRSPTTGEIRRERRTGEINKRSQLQGLIEQALKNRPSVKEFIDRLRAKAVSVRLRKSNMGKIEGISYKLDDVAFQGRQLGKDYSWTSLKSVLIQEHNPQPIRDDLTPLQQAITPLQQAIAVPKTNNPDREPNELEQHKKALRDKYVRLASLVRQYPQFHDKEARYIDIGVMLLSLKSGENLGETQIILTQSDQVKQWHQELPREAYLKIAREYIRQITNRATELIEERHSNQKRLQLER; encoded by the coding sequence ATGATCGCCAAACAGGTTCAAGGCACAAATTTTAAGAAAGTCTTGGATTACGTACACAACAAATCGGGAGCCAAGTTAATTGGCTCGAATATGACCGGAAAAGAGCCAGAAAGCCTAGCCGTTGAATTTCGCATTTCTGCCCAATTAAGAAAGCGAGTAACCAAATGCGTCTATCACGTCAGTCTTTCTGTCTCTAAGGAGGAAAAAGTCTCTCAACAACAATGGGTTAAAATCGCTCGTGCCTATCTAAAAGGGATGGAATTTGACGCAAACCAGTACGTTATTTACCATCACACCGATAGAGAACACGATCATATTCACGTTATCGCCAGCCGTATTAGAATTACAGATGGCTCGGTGGTTAATGATTCCTGGCAGTATCGACGTTCTGAAAAATTAGTCAGACAATTAGAGCAAGACTTTGGACTTTCTCCGACTCAAAGCAGTTGGGAGAAGAAAAAGCGATCGCCAACTACTGGAGAGATTCGCAGAGAAAGACGTACAGGTGAAATTAACAAAAGAAGCCAACTTCAGGGATTAATCGAGCAAGCCTTAAAAAATCGTCCCTCTGTAAAGGAATTCATTGACCGATTAAGGGCTAAAGCGGTTAGCGTTAGACTGAGAAAGTCGAACATGGGGAAAATTGAGGGGATTTCCTATAAATTAGACGATGTAGCTTTTCAAGGACGACAACTAGGGAAGGATTATTCTTGGACTAGCTTAAAATCCGTCTTAATTCAAGAACATAACCCTCAACCGATAAGGGATGATTTAACCCCTCTACAACAAGCGATAACTCCTCTACAACAAGCGATCGCAGTTCCTAAGACTAACAACCCAGATCGTGAACCCAACGAGCTAGAACAGCATAAAAAGGCATTAAGAGATAAATATGTCCGTCTTGCCTCCCTTGTGCGTCAATATCCTCAATTTCATGACAAGGAAGCCCGATACATTGATATTGGCGTGATGTTATTGTCGTTAAAGTCGGGGGAAAATTTAGGGGAAACTCAAATAATTTTGACTCAAAGCGATCAGGTTAAACAATGGCATCAAGAATTGCCAAGAGAAGCCTATCTTAAGATAGCTAGAGAATACATTCGACAGATTACAAATAGGGCTACTGAACTCATCGAGGAACGCCATTCTAACCAAAAAAGGCTTCAATTAGAACGATAA
- a CDS encoding PIN domain-containing protein produces the protein MSLQRLFLDTNVFIIGDANKQSQESLILEALGYRSKSPTLTLEIILSDELVDQIRRVAKYLYGKDQAGQLISNIWRWLDIFYISSTVDWKEEKLKLINAKTIPSEDIEIYLSAKYGAADCFISSNRELIKAIADFECLTPEDFINKYLKQ, from the coding sequence ATGTCCCTGCAACGACTCTTTTTGGATACAAATGTATTTATTATTGGGGACGCAAATAAACAAAGTCAGGAAAGCCTCATTCTAGAAGCTCTTGGTTATAGATCCAAATCGCCAACTCTCACCTTAGAAATTATACTGTCAGATGAGCTTGTGGATCAGATCCGCAGAGTGGCTAAATACTTGTATGGAAAAGATCAAGCCGGTCAGTTAATATCTAATATTTGGCGTTGGTTGGATATTTTCTATATTTCCTCTACTGTGGACTGGAAAGAAGAAAAATTAAAATTGATTAATGCAAAAACAATTCCGTCAGAAGACATTGAGATCTATCTTTCGGCCAAATATGGCGCGGCAGACTGTTTTATTTCTAGCAATAGAGAATTGATTAAAGCAATCGCAGATTTTGAGTGTTTAACTCCAGAGGATTTTATCAATAAATATCTCAAACAATAG